One segment of Podarcis muralis chromosome 17, rPodMur119.hap1.1, whole genome shotgun sequence DNA contains the following:
- the LOC114587875 gene encoding caveolin-2-like, with translation MINNDYLIECKLDPEDPHLQEPGSPMFLQSAINTPPKADPRDPRGINQHLKLEFSDILAEPSSFRSFDRVWTWSDIVFESSRLWCYRIISLLCAVPVSLFSGFLFACLGCLHIWCVMPCIQLCTMAMPPVRTLWASILDVVVAPLFTSLGRCCSAIYLTVTQK, from the exons ATGATCAATAACGATTATCTGATTGAGTGCAAGTTGGATCCAGAAGACCCTCATTTGCAGGAGCCGGGATCTCCCATGTTCCTGCAGTCCGCTATCAACACACCACCCAAAGCAGACCCTCGGGACCCACGTGGGATCAACCAGCACCTTAAG CTGGAATTCTCCGACATTCTTGCTGAACCTTCCTCGTTTCGCAGCTTTGACCGGGTTTGGACCTGGAGTGACATCGTCTTTGAGAGTTCGCGCCTCTGGTGCTACCGCATCATCTCGCTGCTGTGTGCTGTGCCCGTCTCCCTGTTCTCGGGCTTTCTCTTTGCCTGCCTAGGCTGCCTGCACATCTG GTGTGTGATGCCCTGTATCCAGCTCTGCACAATGGCAATGCCTCCGGTTCGCACCCTCTGGGCCAGCATCCTGGATGTTGTGGTGGCCCCACTTTTCACCAGTCTGGGCCGCTGCTGCAGCGCCATCTACCTCACCGTTACTCAGAAGTGA
- the LOC114587521 gene encoding caveolin-3-like: protein MAQQGGGREEEEEEEVTLGKIDSRDPLTKEIDLVERDPKQINQEVVKVDFEDVIAEPEGTHSFDGVWKASNTTFTVSKYWCYRILSGALGLPLALLWGFLFACISFCHIWGAMPCIKSYFIEVQCCGRCYALCIRTFCDPLFEAVGKVCGDVRVALRKERAKD, encoded by the exons ATGGcccagcaaggaggaggaagagaggaagaagaagaagaagaagtgaccCTGGGGAAGATAGACTCCCGGGACCCCCTCACCAAAGAGATAGATCTGGTGGAAAGAGACCCCAAGCAGATCAACCAAGAAGTGGTAAAG GTGGACTTTGAAGATGTGATTGCTGAGCCAGAGGGCACGCACAGTTTTGACGGGGTGTGGAAGGCGAGCAACACCACTTTTACTGTCAGCAAGTATTGGTGTTACCGGATTCTGTCGGGGGCCCTGGGCCTGCCCCTTGCCCTGCTCTGGGGCTTCCTCTTCGCCTGCATTTCCTTCTGCCACATCTGGGGAGCCATGCCTTGCATCAAGAGCTACTTCATAGAGGTGCAGTGCTGTGGGCGCTGCTATGCCCTCTGCATACGCACCTTCTGCGACCCGCTCTTCGAAGCTGTGGGGAAGGTCTGCGGCGACGTCCGAGTGGCCCTGCGCAAGGAACGTGCCAAGGACTGA
- the AVPR2 gene encoding vasopressin V2 receptor, translated as MLNASSTLPVPTSNTSLPLSDDRDDALAQVEIAILASIFLLATLSNGLVLGALFRRTRRASPMHRFICHLCLADLTVALFQVLPQLIWDITDRFQGPDVLCRAIKYLQVVGMFASSYVIVAMTYDRHRAICRPMLAFRKGPASWHRLVVAAWTASFLLSLPQLFIFSKTKLPSGAHECWAHFAEPWGIRAYITWVTLMVFVFPTLFIATCQAMIFREVHRSLRLGPEGALRGRDSQQGPSPISGAVSKTAKMTLAIVLIYVFCWAPFFLVQLWSVWDPQAPLDGPAFTLLMLLASLNSCTNPWVYATFSSSISGELRQIFCPRLARQQISSLHEDSTFTASFSLGRDALS; from the exons ATGCTCAACGCCTCTTCCACGCTGCCTGTCCCCACCTCCAACACCTCCCTCCCTCTATCTGACGACCGGGACGACGCTCTGGCCCAAGTGGAAATCGCCATCTTGGCCTCCATCTTCCTGCTAGCCACTCTGAGCAATGGGCTGGTGCTGGGAGCCCTCTTCCGCCGCACTCGCCGGGCCAGCCCCATGCACCGCTTCATCTGCCACCTCTGCCTGGCCGACCTGACCGTGGCGCTCTTCCAGGTGCTGCCGCAGCTCATCTGGGACATCACCGACCGCTTCCAGGGCCCGGATGTCTTGTGCCGCGCCATCAAGTACTTGCAGGTGGTTGGCATGTTTGCCTCTTCCTACGTCATTGTGGCCATGACTTACGACCGCCACCGAGCCATCTGCCGGCCCATGCTGGCTTTCCGGAAGGGCCCAGCCAGCTGGCATCGCCTGGTGGTGGCGGCATGGACCGCATCCTTCCTCCTCAGCCTCCCACAGCTCTTCATCTTCTCCAAAACCAAGCTGCCCAGCGGAGCCCACGAGTGCTGGGCTCACTTTGCAGAGCCCTGGGGCATTCGGGCTTACATCACATGGGTGACTCTGATGGTCTTCGTCTTCCCCACTTTATTCATTGCTACCTGCCAGGCCATGATTTTCCGTGAGGTCCACCGCAGCCTGCGCCTGGGGCCAGAAGGAGCATTGCGGGGCCGGGACAGCCAGCAGGGGCCCTCCCCCATTTCCGGGGCTGTGTCCAAGACTGCAAAGATGACCCTAGCCATTGTGCTTATCTACGTGTTCTGCTGGGCCCCCTTTTTCCTAGTCCAGCTGTGGTCTGTGTGGGATCCTCAGGCCCCGCTAGACG GTCCAGCTTTCACCCTCCTGATGCTCCTCGCCAGTCTCAACAGCTGCACCAACCCCTGGGTCTACGCCACCTTTAGCAGCAGTATTTCGGGTGAGCTGCGACAAATCTTCTGTCCCAGACTGGCACGTCAGCAGATTAGTTCCCTGCATGAGGACTCCACCTTCACGGCCAGCTTCTCCCTGGGACGGGATGCCCTTTCCTGA